In Alosa sapidissima isolate fAloSap1 chromosome 11, fAloSap1.pri, whole genome shotgun sequence, a single window of DNA contains:
- the ice2 gene encoding little elongation complex subunit 2 yields the protein MELTWTDSPDTSSVFFTRDIYDKFSLAPNIKELWSILHSPKVKAESQEAAEKNQDLPPDPPQLDSDDTSGVDSDHDADENPQVKKNAAKKISEGVLGGKAVVSAQKFPEPRIPYPRFSAVSKHHHYQYINWLRNRSRMLPPQHVVQKIRQEVSEFMGYLQEAARACAEDYNYISQGAAQYCEEYLKSFYDHVRTYPQLYVLQETTSLLGNVYMPNLSLNTEKQLLAMGNIDVGFKTILTKDSQLSVDYDCVNSANPPSKKARDVHKAVSSDETAERLSNKYEPDVCLTRETLVQILDQSAEFTEDWEVPVWVKLNSLTGKKTVYIDPPLLKKDLTVREKNHLFHEESIKLAFKKKVPKPVFFLMTGQLSPEKQRQPKEGQLRKPVATESTDMEFEVDFTELESFGESTPFLKKKTSQNTTEKTEPVRKPSVAEARLSPKASQPRNSPQKLSTSTQSSKKDPAKEDACKLESQGADVDSSWTDVEDDPAEQSDSAVVDTQSEQGDRHASATEQEEETKGFTTAKRSRTASVCSADSDESRLYIDDVPSTGSVSGSAKKPAHPPPPSRAPAASHPRPATPLSPQAGVRANRVVKRPRLEGQCDQLGQILRMQSAMLKPQTPNTSSRTQETSQPAEPRPADTPSHSLVKSSVTSFLEGKEREDGVTHPGPTLTVLHLNNSQKCLLREDLQSCVEDETDFEAPQEGNVLYKLYSLHDLLVLVRSSIPLGHSRTSPSGSHCVVPISVLPKLEYQLSYGAECVTSSEACRLWADTLLNPSTVSYIARINAHTSKLVELQELPSDWMQSISCDFHPARSLNILHHVLKKVTGLAEGRYLLSHRSCMPHFTILKACDAVASARSPYDLQASYSQTPPARTPSAVPWVPVDPNHLLPFHKHHGRVPCTFPLHEPRNPQQGPARPRHPNQQKQSKPLSKAQKRRRKKQAAKQKKGKQAGNSKAKQSPN from the exons ATGGAGCTGACATG GACTGATTCCCCTGATACCAGCAGTGTTTTTTTCACCCGAGATATTTATGACAAATTCTCTCTCGCACCAAATATTAAAGAACTATGGAGCATCCTTCACAG TCCAAAGGTAAAGGCAGAGTCGCAAGAAGCAGCTGAAAAAAATCAAGACTTGCCTCCTGATCCACCACAACTTGATAGCGATGACACTTCAGGTGTTGACAGTGACCATGACGCGGATGAAAACCCTCAAGTCAAAAAGAATGCTGCCAAGAAAATCTCTGAAGGAGTTTTGGGTGGTAAAGCTGTAGTCTCAGCGCAGAAGTTTCCGGAGCCCAGAATACCCTATCCGCGTTTCAGTGCCGTCAGCAAGCACCACCATTACCAATACATAAACTGGTTACGGAACAGGTCTCGCATGCTCCCAccacag caTGTAGTGCAAAAAATCAGACAGGAGGTATCAGAGTTCATGGGGTATCTGCAGGAGGCCGCCAGAGCCTGTGCAGAGGATTACAACTACATTTCCCAGGGTGCAGCCCAATATTGTGAG GAGTATTTGAAATCCTTTTATGATCATGTGAGGACCTATCCCCAGTTGTATGTCCTTCAAGAAACTACCAGTCTTCTGGGGAATGTGTATATGCCAAATCTGTCATTAAACACGGAGAAACAACTTCttgcaatg gGAAACATTGATGTTGGATTCAAAACGATTCTGACTAAGGACTCTCAGCTGTCAGTTGATTACGATTGTGTAAACTCTGCAAATCCTCCATCTAAAAAAGCAAGAGATGTGCACAAG GCGGTCAGCAGCGACGAGACAGCGGAGAGGCTGAGCAATAAGTACGAGCCCGACGTGTGTCTGACCAGAGAGACCCTGGTGCAGATCCTGGACCAGAGTGCCGAGTTCACTGAGGACTGGGAGGTGCCGGTGTGGGTGAAGCTGAACTCTCTGACAG GTAAAAAGACAGTGTACATTGACCCTCCTCTGCTGAAGAAGGACCTAACTGTGAGAGAGAAGAACCATCTCTTCCATGAGGAGAGCATTAAATTGGCATTTAAGAAGAAAGTCCCCAAACCTGTGTTCTTCCTCATGACCGGCCAACTTAGCCCAGAAAAACAGCGTCAACCCAAG GAGGGCCAGTTGAGGAAGCCCGTGGCAACAGAGAGCACAGACATGGAATTTGAGGTGGATTTCACAGAGCTGGAGTCTTTCGGAGAATCCACGCCTTTTCTCAAGAAAAAGACAAGCCAAAACACTACAGAGAAAACAGAACCTGTCAGGAAACCCAGCGTGGCCGAGGCCAGATTGTCTCCCAAAGCCTCTCAGCCTCGCAACTCTCCCCAGAAACTCAGCACCAGTACACAAAGTTCAAAGAAGGACCCCGCTAAAGAAGATGCATGCAAATTGGAGTCCCAGGGGGCTGATGTGGACTCATCGTGGACAGACGTTGAGGATGACCCCGCAGAACAGAGCGATAGCGCTGTTGTGGACACACAGTCAGAGCAGGGAGACAGGCATGCAAGCGCAACAGAACAGGAAGAGGAAACCAAGGGGTTCACCACAGCCAAACGAAGCCGCACAGCCTCGGTGTGCTCCGCCGACTCCGACGAATCCAGGCTCTACATCGACGACGTGCCTTCCACTGGGTCAGTCAGCGGGTCAGCTAAGAAGCCTGCCCACCCTCCTCCCCCGAGCAGAGCCCCCGCGGCCTCCCACCCCCGCCCAGCCACCCCCCTATCCCCCCAGGCCGGTGTGCGGGCTAACAGGGTGGTCAAGAGGCCTCGACTGGAGGGGCAGTGCGATCAGCTGGGCCAGATCCTCCGCATGCAGAGCGCCATGCTCAAACCTCAAACACCCAACACGAGCTCCAGGACTCAGGAGACGAGCCAGCCTGCAGAGCCCAGGCCAGCGGACACCCCCAGCCACAGCCTGGTCAAGTCCTCTGTCACCTCCTTCCTGGAgggcaaggagagagaggacggTGTCACCCACCCTGGCCCTACTCTCACTGTGCTGCATCTCAACAAcagtcagaaat gCCTGCTCCGTGAGGATCTGCAGAGCTGTGTGGAGGATGAGACGGACTTTGAGGCGCCTCAGGAGGGGAACGTGCTCTATAAGCTGTACAGCCTCCACGACCTGCTGGTGCTGGTCCGCTCGTCCATCCCGCTGGGCCACAGCAGAACCAGCCCCTCCGGTTCCCACTGC gttGTGCCCATAAGTGTGTTGCCCAAGCTGGAGTATCAgctgagttacggggcggagtGTGTGACCAGCAGCGAGGCCTGCAGACTGTGGGCGGACACTCTCCTCAACCCCAGCACCGTGTCCTATATAG CCCGTATCAATGCCCACACATCAAAGCTGGTGGAACTGCAAGAGCTGCCATCTGATTGGATGCAGAGCATTTCCTGTGACTTCCA CCCAGCCCGATCCCTCAACATCCTCCACCACGTATTGAAAAAGGTCACTGG ACTGGCAGAGGGGAGATACCTGCTGAGCCACAGATCCTGCATGCCCCACTTTACCATCCTGAAGGCCTGTGACGCGGTGGCCTCGGCCCGCAGCCCCTACGACCTGCAGGCGTCCTACAGCCAGACTCCCCCCGCCAGGACCCCCAGCGCTGTCCCCTGGGTACCAGTGGACCCCAACCACCTGCTGCCCTTTCACAAGCACCATGGCAGGGTCCCATGCACGTTCCCCCTGCACGAGCCCAGGAACCCACAGCAG